CGCGATTTCGCACCTCGTCGACATTGATATTGAACGACGCAAGGGTGGTCGAGTTCGGCAAGGTGGCTTGTTGTGAGATGATCATGTCTTTCGTGTTTTCTTGAAACAGCGAAAGCCTGATCTTGCCGTCGTTGAATTTTCGGATCGCCGCAAGTTCGGTGACGAGCGACTGCTCCGGCTTGAGATTGGGATTGGGGTTCTGGACGAGACCGGGAATCGTATTGTTGATCTGATAAAGCTCGGTCACGGTCGGAAAGCGGTTGGCGATGCCGACCGATGCCGTGTACTCCCACTGCTTGTTTGGCTCGAAGCTCAGCGCACCCTTCGGCGAGAAGCGGGTGGCGCCAAGCTCCTGTTGGACAATTCCCGTCGCGCTGGTGATGTTGCCGGCGTTGTTCGTGCCTGTGACCAGGTTGAAGCCGTCGAACGACCGCCAATGTTCTAAGCGCCCACCCGTCGTCAGTTTCCACATAGGCGCCAGGCGCCATGCGTCCTGGACCCACAGCGCTTGTGTCTCGGTCTCGCCCCGGCTGTTGCTGTAGAGCTGGCTCGATGAATCCGGTCCGGCCGTCCAACTGCCGGTCTTGTAGACAGGATTGATCAGCGTGTAGTTGTCGAAGTGATAGCCGAAGCTCACCTCGTGAGGCCCGCTTGGTCCTGTCGGCCGCGAGATGCCTTTGGCATCGACGGTCGTCCAGTTGCTGCCGTCCATCCGGGTGATGCGGCCGGTGTCGGTAAAGCCCAGCCCGTTGCCGGTGACATTGAATGGGTTGCGCTGGATGTCCGACAGATAGTCGTAACGGGTAAAGACCAGGTCCCAGTCCCAGTTGCCTTTGGTGTCAGTCTTGAACGCCAGCGCGTTGGCGAGATTCTGCTGGTTGAGATTGAACCTGCCGCTGGCGAACGGGTTGTTGGAGTTCTGCGGCCCGAATGTCGCTGCGCCTCCAGCAGCCCGCAAATAGCTGTCCACGTTCGACGACTGGTCGTTGTTCCAGAAGCCGAGCGTGTAGGTGGCGGTGAGCCACGGCGTGATGTCGAGCGTGAACTTGCCTTTCACGTTCGTCATCTCGGTGTGCAGGAGCCCGGTCGCGCCCATCACGTTGGCCACTCCGCCGGTCCGGCTTGGCTGCTGGATCAGGCCGCCGGCCACGCCCGCGAGCGTATTGCTGGTGGTGGTCGCAAAGCCGAGCGGCTGGCTGAAGCTGTTCTGGTAGTTGAACGTGACAAGCGCCGAGAGGTCGCCCCAGCGATTGCCGACCGAGGCATTGGTCTGGTCGGTGCGGAACGTGCCGTTGGTGTTGTACAGGCTGAAGTTCTGGAAGGATTCCGACTGCTTCAGCGTCGACTCGAATTTGTTCGGCATCCGCGTCGTGAACTTCAGCACGCCGCCCATCGAGTTTCCGGGATACATCGCCGCGAATGGTCCGTAGAGGAAATCGACCCAGGCGATCTCCTCGGGTGAGATCATGCTCCAGCGCGGCGTGCCATTGGTGTTGTTGTTGCCGATCAACGCCGAGAGCAGGATATCGTCGGCATAGACCAGCGTGCGGGCGCTGGAGTTGAGCCCCCAGACGCGCGACGCCAGCACGGTCTGATTGTCGCCGGCGTTGCGCTTGCGAAGCGACAGGCTTGGCAGATATTTCACCGCGTCTTCGCTGTCGACCATGTTGACGGTCTGCTCGAGCCGTTTGGCGGTGATGCCTTCCGAAGTCTGCGGCAGTTGAAAGCGCTGCTTGTCCGGTGACGGACCGGCCAGGTTCGAGGCGGTCGCGGGTTGAGAGGTGGGCTGCGTTGCAGGGCGAGGCCGGGCCGGCGCGGGCGGTCGGCTCTGGGCGGTACGCTGCGTCCGCCGCGGCGGCTTGGCGCGACGCTGGACGTTGATCTTCGGCAGCGTCACCGATGGCTCGGTTTGCGGCACAGACTGGGCGAACGCAGATGTTATAGGAACAGGGCACAGCGCCGCGATCGCCGCAAACGGCGCGCAGCCCCACAGGTACAGTCGTGGCACGAATGGACTCCATCAGAACGGCTTGAATCGGATCGGTCTGGAAGGACCGGTTGCGGTTCAGGCGTTCTGCGGAGGGGCGCGGCTGAGACCGGCGCGGGCTTGATGATAGGCGACGCAGGCGTCGACGCTGACGAACGCCAAGCGCACCGAGAATGCTGCCGGCGTCCCTGGCAGCGCGACGACATCAGGCACGGTCGCGGCACCAAAGCTCGCAGTCGTGCAGATCGGGCAATGGGTGTTGAGCTTCAGCTTGGCTTGATCGCCGTCCGGCGCATCAGATGCATCATGCGACGAGCAGATGACGAAAAACGCGCCCGAGAAGGACGCGGGGTCCTGCGCGGCAGCTTGCGTCGCCATGCTGTAGGCGAGGAAGGCTTGCAGCACGAGCGCGTATGCCGCGATCATCCCAATCGCGCCACGCCAGCCCCGCCGGTGAAACCTTCGAAACATCGCCACCCACAGCCTTCGCTTGCCTTATAGCGTAGCGGTGCAGCGCTGACGAGTCGGGCAGGGCGGAGATCAGGCCGGCCAGGCCCTCATGGCCATGTCGCCGACCTTGTACAAATCCTCGCGGCCCGCACCGGCCGCGGCCCGCACCGACATGCCCTCCAGAACCGTCATCATGTAGCGGACGAAATCTTCTGTCGCGAAGTCGGCGGGCAATTCGCCGCTCTGCTTGGCGGCCTCGAAACGTTCGCGCAACATCACTTCGCCCATGGCGCGCCGCGCCGCGAGCTCTCGCTCCATGGATTCTTCGGCAGCGCTGCATTGCAGAGCGCTCCGCACCAGCATGCAGCCCCGTGGATTGCACTCATCGGTGAGAAAATCGGCGCTGGCGCGCAACAGATGCTCGACCATGCCGCGCGCGGTCGGCTTTTCGCGCGCTTCATTCCAGAAGTTGGTGCGCTGTTGGACGTAACGATCAAGCGCTTTGCGGAACAGCTTCTCTTTGTTGCCAAACGCCGAATAGAGGCTCGGCGGATTGATACCCATCGCGTCGGTCAGGTCGGCGATGGAGGTGCCTTCATACCCGTTGCGCCAGAACACGTTCAGCGCCTTGTCCAGCGCCAGCTCGACGTCGAATTCCCTGGGCCGTCCCATTTTCATGGTCGCATTCCTCGTCGCCTGTGACTTTAGGCACAAGCCAAACTTGTTTTTTATTGATCGCTATATAAGTCGCTTGACAGTCTCCGTCCACCGAACAATATGTAGCGAACGTTACAAAATTCGGAATTCGGAGAAATCCCATGGCTGGTCTGTCTTTTCGCAAGCCTCTGCTGGGGGCCGGGGCGGCGTTGGCTGCGGTGACGGTCCTCGGCACCATCGTCCTCACGATCATCCCCTCGACCACCTCACGTTCGAACAGCCCGGCCAATGCGGTCCCGGCCGCGACCCCCGCGTCGGTGGCCGTCGTCGAACCCCGCGAGACCAATTACTGGGACGAGTTTTCCGGCCGGCTCGAGGCAGTCGAACGCGTCGAGGTCCGCTCCCGTGTCGCGGGCGCGGTGCAAGCCGTGCATTTCCGTGAGGGCGCGCTGGTCAATGTGGGCGACCGCCTGATCACCATCGATCCCGCACCGTACCAGGCCGAAGTCGACCGCGCTGACGCGCAGGTTGTCGCCGCACAGGCGCGGCTGGCGCTCACCAAAAATGACTACGAGCGCGGTCAGCAGCTTTGGGGCTCGCGCACGGTGTCGGAGCGCGATCTTGATCAGCGTATCAACGCCTATCATGAGGCCGAGGCCAATCTGCGCGCCGCGCAAGCCGCGCTGCAGTCCGCAAAACTCAATCTCGGCTACACCGAGGTGGTCGCGCCAGTCTCCGGCCGTGTCGGCAAGATCGAGATCACCGTCGGCAATCTCATCGCCGCCGGACCCGGCGCGCCGGTGCTGACCACGCTGGTGTCGGTTGACCCGATGTACGCCAGCTTCAACGCCGACGAAGAAGCCGTTTCGCGCGCGCTCAAGTCGCTCGGCGCCGATGCCAAAAATCTGACGTCGCAGATCGATCGCATTCCGGTGCGGATGGTCACCGCGACCAGCGACGAGACCTTCGAAGGCCGCTTGCAACTCATCGACAACCAGGTCGATGCCAAGAACGGCACGGTTCGCGTCCGCGCGGTGTTCGGCAACAAGGACGGCCGGCTGATGCCGGGCCAGTTCGCCCGGCTGAGCATGGGCCAGGCCAACACCAGGCCCGCACTGATGGTCAACGAGCGCGCCATCGGCACCGACCAGAACAAGCGTTTCGTGATGCTCATCGGCGCCGACAACAAGGCTGAATACCGCGAAGTCACGCTGGGCGCGCTCATCGATGGCCTGCGCGTCGTCACCAACGGCCTCAGTTCAGGCGATCGCATCATCGTCAACGGCCTGCAACGCGTCCGGCCGGGCGCAGTGATCGCGCCGGAGCGCGTCACCATGACCGACCGGCCTGAATTACGAGCTGAAAACGTCACCGGCACGATCAAACGCTAAGTGCAAGCGCACTAAAGTCATCCTGCCGGTGCATCCTTCTGGGGCGCACCATGAATCTGTCCAAGTTTTTTATCGATCGTCCGATTTTTGCCGGTGTTCTTTCGGTCCTGATCTTTCTCTCAGGCCTCCTGGCGCTGCGCGTCATGCCGATCTCCGAATATCCGGAGGTCGTGCCGCCGCAGGTCGTGGTGCGCGCCAATTTCCCGGGCGCCAATCCGAAGGTCATTGCCGAAACCGTCGCCACGCCGATCGAGGAGCAGATCAACGGCGTCGACGGCATGCTCTATATGTTCAGCCAGGCGACCAGCGACGGGCTGATGACGCTGACCGTCACCTTCAAGCTCGGCACCGATCCCGACAAGGCACAGCAGCTCGTGCAGAACCGCGTCTCGCAGGCCGAGCCGCGGCTGCCGCCCGAGGTGCAGACGCTCGGCGTCACCACGGTGAAGAGCTCGCCCGACCTGACCATGGTGGTGCACCTGCTGTCGCCCAACGGCCGCTATGACATGACGTACCTCCGCAACTACGCGGTGCTGAACGTCAAGGACCGGCTGGCGCGGATCGACGGCGTCGGTCAGGTGCAGCTGTTCGGTTCAGGCGACTATTCGATGCGCATCTGGCTCGACCCGCAGAAGGTCGCCGAGCGCGGCCTGTCGGCGAGCGACATCGTCCGCGAGATCCGGGCGCAGAACGTCCAGGCCGCCGGCGGCTTCGTCGGCGCCTCGCCCAACCGGATCGGCATCGACCTGCAGCTTGCGCTCAACGCGCAAGGGCGGCTGCAAAGCGAGGAAGAATTCGCCGACATCGTCGTCAAGACCGGCGCCAATGGCGAGGTCACGCGGTTACGCGACGTATCGCGGATCGAGCTCGGCGCCGCCGAATACGCGCTGCGCTCGCTGCTCGACAACAAGTCGGCCGTGGCCATCCCGATCTTCCAATCGCCCGGCTCGAACGCCCTTTCAATCTCAGACAATGTTCGCGCCACCATGGCGGAACTCAAAAAGAACATGCCCGAAGGCATGGACTATTCGATCGTTTATGACCCGACGCAGTTCGTGCGCGCCTCGATCGAGGCCGTGATCCACACGCTGCTCGAGGCCATCGCGCTGGTCGTGCTGGTGGTGATCCTGTTCCTGCAGACATGGCGGGCCTCGATCATCCCGCTTCTTGCTGTTCCGGTTTCGACAATCGGCACCTTCGCGGTGATGTATCTGTTCGGCTTCTCCATCAACGCGCTGAGCCTGTTCGGCTTGGTGCTGGCGATCGGCATCGTGGTCGACGACGCCATCGTGGTGGTCGAGAATGTCGAGCGCAACATCGAGAACGGGCTGTCAGCCCGCGAGGCCACGTACCGCGCCATGCGCGAGGTGTCGGGGCCGATCATCGCCATTGCGCTGGTGCTGGTTGCCGTCTTCGTGCCACTCGCCTTCGTCAGCGGGCTGACAGGACAGTTCTACCGACAGTTTGCTTTGACCATCGCGATCTCGACCGTGATCTCGGCGATCAACTCGTTGACGCTGTCACCGGCGCTCGCCGCGATGCTGCTGAAATCCCACGGCGAGCCGAAGGATGCGTTGACCCGCGGCATGGACCGAGCGCTTGGCTGGTTCTTCCGTGGCTTCAACCGTGCCTTCGGCTCAGGCATCAAGGCCTATAGCGGCGCGGTTGGCGGTGTGATTTCGCGCAAGGCCGTGGTGATGGGCGTCTACCTGATC
The Rhodoplanes sp. Z2-YC6860 genome window above contains:
- a CDS encoding efflux RND transporter periplasmic adaptor subunit — translated: MAGLSFRKPLLGAGAALAAVTVLGTIVLTIIPSTTSRSNSPANAVPAATPASVAVVEPRETNYWDEFSGRLEAVERVEVRSRVAGAVQAVHFREGALVNVGDRLITIDPAPYQAEVDRADAQVVAAQARLALTKNDYERGQQLWGSRTVSERDLDQRINAYHEAEANLRAAQAALQSAKLNLGYTEVVAPVSGRVGKIEITVGNLIAAGPGAPVLTTLVSVDPMYASFNADEEAVSRALKSLGADAKNLTSQIDRIPVRMVTATSDETFEGRLQLIDNQVDAKNGTVRVRAVFGNKDGRLMPGQFARLSMGQANTRPALMVNERAIGTDQNKRFVMLIGADNKAEYREVTLGALIDGLRVVTNGLSSGDRIIVNGLQRVRPGAVIAPERVTMTDRPELRAENVTGTIKR
- a CDS encoding TonB-dependent receptor, with translation MPRLYLWGCAPFAAIAALCPVPITSAFAQSVPQTEPSVTLPKINVQRRAKPPRRTQRTAQSRPPAPARPRPATQPTSQPATASNLAGPSPDKQRFQLPQTSEGITAKRLEQTVNMVDSEDAVKYLPSLSLRKRNAGDNQTVLASRVWGLNSSARTLVYADDILLSALIGNNNTNGTPRWSMISPEEIAWVDFLYGPFAAMYPGNSMGGVLKFTTRMPNKFESTLKQSESFQNFSLYNTNGTFRTDQTNASVGNRWGDLSALVTFNYQNSFSQPLGFATTTSNTLAGVAGGLIQQPSRTGGVANVMGATGLLHTEMTNVKGKFTLDITPWLTATYTLGFWNNDQSSNVDSYLRAAGGAATFGPQNSNNPFASGRFNLNQQNLANALAFKTDTKGNWDWDLVFTRYDYLSDIQRNPFNVTGNGLGFTDTGRITRMDGSNWTTVDAKGISRPTGPSGPHEVSFGYHFDNYTLINPVYKTGSWTAGPDSSSQLYSNSRGETETQALWVQDAWRLAPMWKLTTGGRLEHWRSFDGFNLVTGTNNAGNITSATGIVQQELGATRFSPKGALSFEPNKQWEYTASVGIANRFPTVTELYQINNTIPGLVQNPNPNLKPEQSLVTELAAIRKFNDGKIRLSLFQENTKDMIISQQATLPNSTTLASFNINVDEVRNRGVELAVQKDNVFVPRLEMFGSVTYVDSVILSNPSFVSTTGTASTGKMVPNVPKWRATFGATYRPTDAWSFTVVGRYQSKIYSTLDNTDNVAHVYQAFDPYLVFDLRVQYQVSERGSLAFGVDNVFNEKYFLFHPFPQRTYVVQGKLTF
- a CDS encoding efflux RND transporter permease subunit, with the protein product MNLSKFFIDRPIFAGVLSVLIFLSGLLALRVMPISEYPEVVPPQVVVRANFPGANPKVIAETVATPIEEQINGVDGMLYMFSQATSDGLMTLTVTFKLGTDPDKAQQLVQNRVSQAEPRLPPEVQTLGVTTVKSSPDLTMVVHLLSPNGRYDMTYLRNYAVLNVKDRLARIDGVGQVQLFGSGDYSMRIWLDPQKVAERGLSASDIVREIRAQNVQAAGGFVGASPNRIGIDLQLALNAQGRLQSEEEFADIVVKTGANGEVTRLRDVSRIELGAAEYALRSLLDNKSAVAIPIFQSPGSNALSISDNVRATMAELKKNMPEGMDYSIVYDPTQFVRASIEAVIHTLLEAIALVVLVVILFLQTWRASIIPLLAVPVSTIGTFAVMYLFGFSINALSLFGLVLAIGIVVDDAIVVVENVERNIENGLSAREATYRAMREVSGPIIAIALVLVAVFVPLAFVSGLTGQFYRQFALTIAISTVISAINSLTLSPALAAMLLKSHGEPKDALTRGMDRALGWFFRGFNRAFGSGIKAYSGAVGGVISRKAVVMGVYLILAGVTFGLFRTVPGGFVPPQDKQYLVGFAQLPDGATIDRTEDVIRRMSDIALKTPGVESAVAFPGLSINGFTNSPNSGIVFATLKPFEERKSKDLSGPAIAAQLNQKYASIKEAFIAMFPPPPVQGLGTIGGFKLQIEDRAGLGYTALNDATKAFMAKAATTPELAGLFTSYQVNVPQLYADLDRTKARQLGVAVTDVFDTLQIYLGSLYVNDFNKFGRVYSVRVQADAQFRENADDVGKLKVRSNTGEMVPLAALLRVSQTSGPERAMRYNGFLSADINGNAAPGYSSGQAQEAVNRIAAETLPRGFSFEWTELTYQDILAGSSGLVVYPIAILLVFLVLAALYESLVLPLSILMIVPMGLLAAMTGVWLTAGDNNVFTQIGLIVLVGLSAKNAILIVEFARELEFAGRTPLEAAIAASRLRLRPILMTSLAFVMGVVPLVISTGAGAEMRHAMGIAVFAGMIGVTLFGIFLTPVFYVLLRQLSGNRPLKQHGEAQQHHDDLVLS
- a CDS encoding TetR/AcrR family transcriptional regulator — encoded protein: MKMGRPREFDVELALDKALNVFWRNGYEGTSIADLTDAMGINPPSLYSAFGNKEKLFRKALDRYVQQRTNFWNEAREKPTARGMVEHLLRASADFLTDECNPRGCMLVRSALQCSAAEESMERELAARRAMGEVMLRERFEAAKQSGELPADFATEDFVRYMMTVLEGMSVRAAAGAGREDLYKVGDMAMRAWPA
- a CDS encoding DUF2946 family protein; protein product: MIAAYALVLQAFLAYSMATQAAAQDPASFSGAFFVICSSHDASDAPDGDQAKLKLNTHCPICTTASFGAATVPDVVALPGTPAAFSVRLAFVSVDACVAYHQARAGLSRAPPQNA